The genomic DNA CATCGGTTGCGACACCCCATGCCGGAGGATTGCTGGATGTCACCAGAATCTCTCATGTCTCAAACCCGACAAGGAGGAGCATGTCCGCTCGGCACAAGTTGAATGCCGCCTACCTGCATGGTTCGCTGGTCATCGCCGGCATCATCGGAGCTGCATCCCAGTCCTATCTTGTCTTCGGGATCACCTTTGCCGTGCTCCTAATCGGCAACATCCAGTGCGGCGACATTCGCCTGAATCGTCATCAATCTCTTCGAACTCGACGCAAATGACAAACCCTTTCCATCACACGACTTCCACACAAGGAGCCCATTTTGAAGATTCTTTATATCAATAACGACGGCGGCGGTTTCGCGGATTACGTTTCCATCGAACCCGAGACCACCATCTCCCAGTTCGTCAACCAACGCCTCAAGCACGGCCTCGCAGCCGACTACCTCATTCGCGTCAACCGCCAACTGGTCAGCTCAGACTACCTCCTCCAAGAAGGCGACCGCGTCTCCCTCACCCCCACAAAAATCGAAGGGGCACTCGAGGAGTGCTTGGGGCAGTCGCATGGGCGTCGGGAGACTGAGGAAGATTTGTTTGCTCCTGCAGGGCGTTGATGGACTATTGGGGGAGTGAGTGCTCTCTGAGGTTTTGTGGGCTGGGTGGTCAGATTCTGAATCTGGCTGCCTGGCCCTTTTTCTTTCACAAACACTTTTTGAGAAAGGCTTCCTATGAATGATTTTCAGCGACTTGCGTTGCGAGCTGCGATTTCTATTCGGGAGGCAATGCTCGTCGATCCGCCAAATCAGGAGATCGATCTTCCTGATAAAGACTGGAATCGGCTCCAGCGATTGCTGCGGCAAAAACAACTGGCTCAAGACCACGAGTGGCGAATGGCCGTGCAAATCATTAACAAGCGGCTGATCTCCACAATGGAGCGTTTGGCCACAGACTTCCGGCAATGGACGCGCGATCTCGAACAATCGTCAACACCACGAGTTGTAACTCCGGACCTGAGATTGATCTATGAAGAGCTGATCGCTCTCCCCAGTGAGTTCACGGAAGTCATTATCGATTTGCGTCACGGCATCCTGCGTGTCGTGACGGACGAAATCACTCTCGAAGGAATCGCGCTTGGTCGCTTCGATATTGTTTACAACTGGACAAATGATGGACCTGGTCCCAGTTATGACATCCACGCTCTCGATCCGGCTCCCTCGAATGCCAATTCCGATTTCGTGCATCCGCATATTTCCGATGGCATCCTCTGTGAAGGTGAAGCGAAGCCGGGTATCGAAGCGGCACTGGCTCAAGGACGTTACTGCGATTTCTTTCTGATCGTTGCCAACACGCTTAATACCTACAACGACGATTCGGCCTACGTCACGCTCAAAGAATGGTACGGCACCCCCTGTCTGGATTGTGGGACCAGTTGCGGCGATGACGACCTCACCCTCTGCAGTGGGTGTGAAGATCCCTTCTGCCATCAATGCTGTGATTCCTGTCGGAATTGTCACGACTCGCTCTGCGGTTCCTGCCTGCAATCCTGCGAGGAGTGCTCAACACCCCATTGCCGTGATTGCCTCAATACGTGTAGCGAATGCAATCACGACTTCTGCAGCCACTGCTTGACCGATGGCTATTGCGAAGCCTGTTACGAAACCCTTTCTGAAACTGATCCTGAACTCGAAGAAGAGGACAACCATTATGAAACGACGCACCCTCAACAAATCCCCCCTCCCGCGACGCCTGCAACGACGACCTCGCCGTAAACGCTTTCATCGACCGGCCTTGAAGTTCAGCCCAACGGCTTGGGCCAAGTTGATTTATCTGCGCGATGCCGGCCCGACTGAAGTGGGGGGCTTCGGAATCTCCTCTGCAGACGATCTGCTGTATGTCGAAGAGCTGGTGCTGCTGCCGCAAATCTGCACAGCCGTGACCGTCAGCTTTGCGGAGGACGCGATTGCCGATTACTTCGATCAGCAAATTGACCGCGGCCTGAAACCCGAGCAGTTTGCTCGGATCTGGATCCACACGCATCCGGGGGAGTCTCCGGAACCGAGCCCTACGGATCTGGACACGATGGAAACCAGTTTCGGGGAGTGTGACTGGGTAGTGATGTTCATCCTGGCCAGAGAAGGCAAACGCTACGCCGAGCTCCGCTGGAACCGCATGCAGGATGCTCGAATGCGGATCAAAACCTCGATCGACTACCAGCAGCCGTTTGCTGGGACCGACTATGCGGCCTGGCAGGAGGAGTACGACGAGAATGTGGTCGACCAATCCCAGAACTGGAAGAGCCTGATGGAACCGGAAGAACTCTGGGAGTATGGCGACCTGTTTGACAATCCCCACTCAATTCTGGAGTTCAATGCATGAATATTGAAAATCGTTTTACCCGACAAGCCGACCTCGTGCCCCGAGAGCGGATCCAAGAGTTGCAGGCAACCGTGATCGGAGTCGGAGCGATCGGACGTCAGGTCGCCCTGCAACTGGCCGCTCTGGGAGTTCCGCGATTGCAGTTGATCGATTTTGATGAAGTCGAGCCGACGAACATCACGACGCAGGGTTACGACCGTCAGGATCTGGGACAACTTAAAGTCGAGGCCACGGCCCGACGCATCCAGCAACTCGATCCTACAATCGCAGTGACGACAATCGCCGACCGCTTCCGCTTCCGCATGCAGATCGGAACGGTCGTCTTCTGCTGCGTCGACCGGATCAGCACCCGGGAATCAATCTGGCGATCCCTTCAGGACCGCTGCGAATTCTGGAGCGACGGCCGCATGCTGGGAGAATCGATGCGAATCCTGACAGCCACGGATCCCACTTCCCGACAGCACTATAGCACCACTCTGTTCCGGCAGTCCGAAGCCCAGTCAGGCCAGTGCACCGCCCGCAGCACCATCTACACGGCCAACATCGCCGCCGGTCTGATGCTGCACCAGTTCACTCGCTGGTTACGTAGCATGCCAAACGATGCCGACCTTAGTCTGAATCTGCTGGCGAATGAATTGCATATATTTTATGCCTCATTTTCAAAGTGATAATAGATTTGTTTGTGGCGTTTTTGTGGCGTTGTAACGGAAATATTAGAACTTTTCGAGTCTTAGGTGAAATATTGAAAGTATCGAATTACTCTATAAATAAAGGCTTTTTCTGCAATATATAGTGATTTGAATAATTGCATTCAGGGAATCCCTGCCTCTCCGCATCATTCAAGACGCTCATTGCAAGTCTTTATTTTATAATGACTTGCAATGAGCGTCTTTTTTGTCCCACTCAATGGGACGTTTGGGCCAATTGGCTGATTAGCCGCTGTCTGAATTACTCCGTGCTGCTGAGTCGCTTGGGTTCCTCCAAGTCAAAAGGTAATCGGCATGAAACCATTTCATGTCAGGTTGATTTCTGGGATGGTCTCATCCATTGTTGGGGGATGGCTGTTCAGGAGCGGTGTCGAAGTTCAGTCGCTGCATATGACGGTGCCATCATCGGCTCGCAAGTGCCGGTAGAGCTTGGACATCTCTGAATCCTTTTGTCCGCCCCCTCTCCTTATATGATTGCAAACCATTGGTTTGACGGAAAACAGTCTTCTCTCATCGAAGGCATGCAGGCTTTGATGGAGCCTGCCCAGGAGAGTCATTTCACGAACATGAAGCATCATATGTTTGCAAGTTTCGCAGCGGGACACGGTCGAATCGAGAACCACTTCTGTCATGTGGTCGAGATCCCGAAAGATCATCCTCAGCGTGAAAAGTGGCGTGATTTAAAAACACTGGCGATCATCATTTCTGCACGAACGATCAAGGGAAAGGAGAGTTGGGAGTCCCGATTACTTGTGAGCTCTCATCCCGTGCGAGCAAAGTATAAGCGAATGAACTGTGCTCTCAATCCAAATTACTTACTGAAAGTCTTCGCAGTCCCGATGAAAATCGGTGCGTAAGCCCTGGCCTCGAAGGTAACCATAAATTACCGGTATGATAAATTTATTGAAGAGGATTTATCGTTGTATAATAGAGACGATCAAGTTTGAAATACTCCTCTTTGGCTGCAAAGAAGCCTGCCGTCCGGAAGTGGATTGCGTTTCCGTTTCGCAAGCGGCGTATTTTTTCAGCGGTTCCCAATTGTTGGAAACCTGATTCCCCAGCTTTTCGGAAATAGATGCGATACTCACCACCTGTCTCGCCCTCGTCAGGATTCCCTTTTTCTTTGTCGAATTCGAGGACCAGGGTGAGTGGCTTTTCCAGTTTTGCAGGCCACAGTTGAGAGCTGACAATTTCGGAGCTTCCGTCGCCAAATCCTATTCCACTGATGCTGACAGTCTCCTCAGCTGTTCGCTCAATGACGACACCGGCAGAGTGCAGATCTTTTTCAGGTTGAGAGCTGAAACCGAAGCGAACCATTTCGTTAGGTGTTGCACCTCGGAAATTCCAGCCTGCAATTTCTATGACTAGCCAGCCACGGGGTACTTTGGGATTCCCTTCGCGATCCGCCTTGGTACGGATATTGGGAATCAGCTCCACATATCGAGTGACAGGTGTTGTTGAATTGCGATTGATTTGAAAAGAGCCTTCATTTACATTCGAATCGGTCATCCCTCCGTCCCATTTTGCATCTCCGGCTGAATTCACGGTGTCTGCTAACCGCGTCCCCTCTTTCTCTTCAAACTTAAAGTCTACTGCAGTTGGGGACGGATCGTTGTTTTTTAATGAAACTGGTACAGAGAATTGGGATGTCTTTTGAGCGAGAGTGGTGAGTACAGAAAATGCTTTATCTACGGCTTGCTGATGTACTTGCTCATATTCTTCGGGCTTGAGTTGCTGAGGGCTGCTTTTATGTAATCGAGCCTGTGTCTGATGAAAGATTTCCTGTTCAACTGAGAACAACTTCGGTATCAGTTTTGATAGATGGGTTGTTATAAGATGCTTATCATCAGCTTCGTAACAGGCAGATCGGATGCGGATGGATAAGTCACAAAGTGAGCTTGATCCATCTCCATTTAACTCTTTTGCGACCTTGTGCTGAGAAGCCCAGCAGGGAATGGCGATAGTGAATAATGGTTCGCCCAATAATGCCCACATTGTCGTCAACTCCGGTGCTTCTTCGGGTAGAACTCCCTGGAAGACAACAGAGGAAACAGTCATGGATCGATTCAGAGTGGAACTGGTGCGAACCGATTCCTTGCTTAGCGGATTATTCCCTTCAACTCTTTCCCCGAAACAACAGGATGGACAATCGGCTACATCGCGTGCAATTCGCTGTAGCAAGTACTCTGCGTTCAGGCCAGAGTCGTTCAGCTGACTTTGGCACAGATCAAAGGCACGTTGGTAGCGAATTCCCGAGTAAATCGTTTCCAAATTCTGTTTGGTTTCCGGGAGCGACTCTCGACTGGTTTCGCTGAAATTCGCCCGCACGATAAAGCCTTGGGGAGCATCATGGGGATTGTTCGCGTCAAACATGCGATAAGATGAAGGTCCTGCTTCAAAAATCGCGGCTCCACCTTTTGCATCAATCACTCCGAAGTTGGCTCGTGTTTTGCGGCCGGTTTTATCTGTCTGTTCAAGATACTCTTTAACCTGATTCACAGTTGAGAAATTTTGCAGGACATACTTGATAAACTCGCCGTTCGTCGGCCCATTGGTCGCCTTGCCTACCAAATCTCGACTCACAGAATTTTCAATACACAATCCGGCAGTGTTGGTTCCCATATAAATACGTTCGCTGGCCTCGGCATTCGTTATCCCTACGAAGGTATACTTTCCAGATGAGTCATGAACAACCTCATTTTGATTTTGCCATGTGTCTCTGTTTTTCCAGAGCAGGGGCCGACCATCAATTGTTGCTCGACCAGAGATAACAACAGTCGTGCATGCCTGAGAAGTGCAGGTAGAAAGCATGAGTATCAGTGCTAAAAGAAATGGATTAATAGCTGTGTAAGAGATTCTGAAGTTCATGACTTTGATGTTCCGTAAATAATTAAGCTGGACTTTGGATGCCCAATAAAAAGTTATGCAATTTGTTCAGTAAGACGAGTTCCGCAACCAAATTCCTTTGAAGGTGAAAAATGACCTTCCTTTAGCTCCACTCCAGTCGCGGGGTTCTCTGCTAACAACACATCGCCATCGAGATCTGCGTAATCGAGCAAAGGCAATAACTGTGCAGCTGCGGAAATGGCTACGTTGGATTCAATCATGCAGCCTGCCATTGTGAGTAAACTTAACTCTTTGGCTTTTTTTAACATGCGAAATGCTGGAGTCAGTCCACCGCATTTGCAGAGTTTGATATTGATGCCATGAAAGTGTCTGGAACAATGCACGACATCTTCTTCAAGAACGCAACTTTCATCTGCAATGATAGGTAAGGCTGATTCGCGAAAAACTGTTTCATGATCCTTGACTGGCGAATGAGCGGGAAGTGGTTGCTCAATAAATTCCACTCCCAATTCGTTGAATCGCTCGGACATTTGAATTGTCTGAGAAACCGTCCACGCGCAGTTGGCATCGACTCGGAATACTGCATTCGTGTGATCCCGTAGGACTTTAACGATCTCAAGATCGTTGCCCGTACCCAGTTTGATTTTGATCACTGGCCAGTTCTGATAAAGAGAGAGTTGTTCAATCATTTGAGGAATGGAACTGATGGAAAGAGTGACGCTCGATGCAGGAATATTCTGCCAGGCCAACCCGTGCTGCTCGTAAACTGAACGTTGTGCAATTTTTCCCGCAAGATCATGGGTAGCTTGATCGAGCGCAGACAGAGCGAATGTATCGCCCTTTGAGTGGTGGGATAATTCCTGCCAAAGCTCTTCGGGAGATTCCAGATGGCATGATTCCAGGAATGGCCGTACTTTTTCAAGAGAAGTTACGATTGATTCTTGAGAATGCTGGTAATAGGCATGTTGAGTCGCTTCTCCATATCCAATGTGACCAGCCTGATGCAATTCGACAATCACTGTTTTTTGAACAGAGAAGGATCCTCTTGAAATCGTAAATGGGATTTTAAGTGGGAGATCTAAAATGTGAATCAATAACTTCATTAAACGGCTTCTTTTTGAAATTCCAGAATCGCATCAGCAAGGACGGCAGCTCCATCGCGAAAAACATCGCAGACTGGCAAACCCAGCTCTGCGGAAACTTTCTGCTTTTCTAACTCACCTTCTTCAGGTGTTAGTCTTCTCCCATTCATGGCAATTCCGATAATTTTAGAGGGATGCCGGGCGGATGCGATTGTTTCATACAGACTGACAAATTGTTTCAGTGAGGGGATGGGGACGTGGTCCAGGTTTTTTACTGTTTCTCGGCCAGCTTCGTAACATAAAATCAAACCATGAGGGGCTGATCCATGCAGCAAACCAAGAGTCACTCCAGAATAAGCTGGATGAGTGATACAACCCTGTCCTTCAATCAGGACGATTTCATGGTGTTGATGGTCGAGTACGAGTTGCTCTGCAGATCCATTGAGGAAGTCAGAAACGGTACAGTCGATCGGGATGCCGTTTCCGGCAATCATGATGCCTGTCTGACCTGTTGCCAGAAACCTGGCATCGATACCGCGTCGGATTAATTCAAGCTCGATTTCTTTGGAGGCGATCATCTTGCCGACTGAGCAGTCATGACCGACGGTATGAATTCGCAGACACTGAGGATTGAAGGTCGCATGTCGAGCGACTTCACGGCAGTTGTTTTTCCGCACATCGATAATCGTAGAGCCTGATTCTTCTGCAAGCTGTTTCAGCTCAACATCTTCACTGAGAAAATCGTGTAATCCGGAAACGACATCGATTCCAGCTTCAATTGCTTCACGAATCGCAGCCTGCATTGCCGCGGGGAGTCGGCCTCCACTGGGGGAAATTCCGACAAAGAGGGCATCGACATCATCGAGTTCCTTCATAGAAGAAACGATTGGAATGCCATCTCCCTGGCCGATTAAATCTTTAACCTGACGTCCAACCTGGGTGGAATCGAGTACGGCTACGACATCGGCAGTCCTGTAGCGAAGGAGTGCGATTGCCGTTTTCGCATATTGATAGTTCGTGTGTGCTTCCGTCAAAATGACGATCCGGTGATAGCCGTTAATTCGCGAGATCAGTTGCGATTGCTCCGGATTGCTGATTGGTGGATCTGCAACGCTTATTTGTTGAGCTGGCATTATCATACCTTTGAATACAAGATGGATGAAAAAAGTTGGCAGAGATTGCGAGAAAGAAAATAAGCGGCGTATTGGATCGACAATTTACTCACCTGCAACAGGATCGTGAAATCCCTGTTGATCGGCTGCGTGGATTTCAAAATAATTGTTGGAGCCGAAATTCACCTGAACGGTCTGCCCGGTGTCTCCCAGCTTGCAGGAATTGGGAGAACCTTCTGTGATCATTCCTGGAGTTCGTTCGTTGGCAGTCGTCAACAGAACACGATATTTGCCCGCGAAGGCTCCTGGTTCTTCAGATGTTCGCAGCGAAAACAGGCCATCTTCTTT from Rubinisphaera italica includes the following:
- a CDS encoding molybdopterin converting factor yields the protein MKILYINNDGGGFADYVSIEPETTISQFVNQRLKHGLAADYLIRVNRQLVSSDYLLQEGDRVSLTPTKIEGALEECLGQSHGRRETEEDLFAPAGR
- a CDS encoding ThiF family adenylyltransferase, coding for MNIENRFTRQADLVPRERIQELQATVIGVGAIGRQVALQLAALGVPRLQLIDFDEVEPTNITTQGYDRQDLGQLKVEATARRIQQLDPTIAVTTIADRFRFRMQIGTVVFCCVDRISTRESIWRSLQDRCEFWSDGRMLGESMRILTATDPTSRQHYSTTLFRQSEAQSGQCTARSTIYTANIAAGLMLHQFTRWLRSMPNDADLSLNLLANELHIFYASFSK
- a CDS encoding dipeptide epimerase, whose translation is MKLLIHILDLPLKIPFTISRGSFSVQKTVIVELHQAGHIGYGEATQHAYYQHSQESIVTSLEKVRPFLESCHLESPEELWQELSHHSKGDTFALSALDQATHDLAGKIAQRSVYEQHGLAWQNIPASSVTLSISSIPQMIEQLSLYQNWPVIKIKLGTGNDLEIVKVLRDHTNAVFRVDANCAWTVSQTIQMSERFNELGVEFIEQPLPAHSPVKDHETVFRESALPIIADESCVLEEDVVHCSRHFHGINIKLCKCGGLTPAFRMLKKAKELSLLTMAGCMIESNVAISAAAQLLPLLDYADLDGDVLLAENPATGVELKEGHFSPSKEFGCGTRLTEQIA
- a CDS encoding DUF1611 domain-containing protein, producing MPAQQISVADPPISNPEQSQLISRINGYHRIVILTEAHTNYQYAKTAIALLRYRTADVVAVLDSTQVGRQVKDLIGQGDGIPIVSSMKELDDVDALFVGISPSGGRLPAAMQAAIREAIEAGIDVVSGLHDFLSEDVELKQLAEESGSTIIDVRKNNCREVARHATFNPQCLRIHTVGHDCSVGKMIASKEIELELIRRGIDARFLATGQTGIMIAGNGIPIDCTVSDFLNGSAEQLVLDHQHHEIVLIEGQGCITHPAYSGVTLGLLHGSAPHGLILCYEAGRETVKNLDHVPIPSLKQFVSLYETIASARHPSKIIGIAMNGRRLTPEEGELEKQKVSAELGLPVCDVFRDGAAVLADAILEFQKEAV